The nucleotide window TAGCTAGACATTTGTATAATGATCCACAGGTGAAGGGTCACTTTAAACTCAAGGCATGGGTTTGTGTTTCTGATGATTTTGATATCTTTAAGATAAGTAAAATCATTTTTCAAGCTGTGTCCGGTGAAAGGAGGGAATTTGAAGATTTAAATCAACTTCAAATGGATCTTACAAAGCAACTTCAGGACAAGCGATTCCTACTAGTAATCGATGATGTGTGGCATGAAAACGATGACGATTGGGAAAACCTGGTGCGCCCATTTCATTCATGTGCTCATGGAAGTAGGATAATCATGACAACTCGTAAAGAAGAGTTGCTCATAAAGCTAGGTTTTAATCATCTAGATTCTCTCAAGACTTTGTCGCATGTAGACGCTTTATCTTTATTTGCTCTACATGCATTAGGTGTGCAGAACTTTGACTCACACACAACACTTAAACCACTTGGTGAAGCTATTGTGAAAAAGTGTGCTGGTTTGCCTTTGGCTTTGAAGGCAATTGGAACGTTATTGAAGGCAAGAACAAATGAACAAGACTGTGAAGACGTATTCAATAGTGAGATTTGGAATTTAGAAAATAGTGATAAGATTGTTCCAGCTCTAAGGCTTAGCTACCATGATCTTTCATCAAATTTAAAGCAGTTGTTTGCATATTGCTCGTTGTTCCCTAAGGGCTTTTTGTTTGACGAAGAGAACTTGGTCTTACTGTGGACGACAGAAGGATTTTTTAACCAATCCAATGCAGCCAAGTCACCAGAACGTTTGGGCCATGaatattttgaaattttattatCAAGGTCATTTTTTCAACATGCACCTAATGATGAATCATTATTTATGATGCATGACCTAATGAACGACTTGTCCACCTTTGTTGCTGGAGAACATTTTCTAAGATTCGAAAATCATATGACGACTGAGACAGAAGCTTTGGAGAAGTATCGCCATATGTCATTTACTCGCGAGGAATATGTAGGCCACCAAAAGTTTGAGGCATTTAAAAGAGCAAGAAGCTTGAGAACATTGTTAGCAGTATCTGTTGGGGTGGGTGAAAGTTCGAAATCATTTTACTTGTCCAATAAGATTTTGGTTAACTTACTTCCTAAGTTACCATTGTTAAGGGTTCTTTCTTTGAGTTGTTTTGAGATAAGTGAGTTACCAGAGTTCATTGGTAATTTGAAGCACTTACGGTATCTTAATTTATCTCAAACTAAAATCACCGAGTTACCAGAGAATGTTGGCAATCTTTATCATCTACAAACATTGATTGTTTTTTGTTGTGAAAGTTTGACTAAGTTGCCTAAAAGCTTCATAAAGCTTAAAAAGTTGCGGCATTTGGACATAAGGGATACCCCGCTTTTGAAAAAGATGCCCTTGGGGATTGGTGAGTTGAAAAGTCTGTATACTCTCAACAAGATCATCATTGGAGGAGAAGATGGTTTTGCAATAACCGACCTTAAGGGATTTAAGAATCTCCATGGGATTGTTTCTATTGGGGGATTGCAGAGAGTGCAAAGTGTAATGCAAGCACGGGAAGTGAACTTATCTCTAAAAGAGATTACTAAATTAGAGCTGAAATGGATTGATGGGTCTGATGGTTCACGAAGTGGTCCAATTGAAAAGGAGGTTCTCAATATGCTCGAACCTAGTAGAGATAAGTTGAAAGAGCTTGCAATTATGTCATATGGAGGAAAAGAGCTTTCAAATTGGGTTGGTGATCCATCTTTTCATAAGTTGGTTAATGTTTCCATACATGGTTGTAGCAAATGCACATCTCTTCCGGCATTTGGGCAGCTACCTTCACTTAAGGAGTTGTTTATTAAAGGCATGGATGAGGTTAAAGTCATAGGTTCGGAGTTAATTGGGACTACAACTGTTGTTTCCTTCCCTTCACTTGAAATTCTAAAATTTCAAAATATGAGTGAATGGAAGGTATGGTCAACTAATAACATGGTTTTAGATGCAGTGTTTCCATGCCTTCAAGAGCTTTATATAAACGACTGTCCCAATTTGATTGACATTTCATTGAAAGCACTACCTTCAGTAAGGGTTTTAAGTATACACATATGTGGTGTTAATGCATTGAGAAGTCTCGTTCAAGCAGCTTCATTAGTCAATGAGTTAGGAATAGCATCTATTGTAGGGCTTACAAATGAAGCTTGGAGAGGTGTTATTATGTATCTTAAGGCAATTGAAAAATTATACATATGGCATTGTGATGAAATAAGTTACTTGTGGGATTCAGAAGAGACAAATAAGGTCCTTTTAAACTTAAAGGAATTGGATGTACGCAGATGTAAAAATCTGGTGAGTTTAGGAGAGAAAGAGGTGGATAATGTTGAAAGCACCCTTTTATTATCTCTCAGGTATTTGGAGATCTTCTATTGCGAGAGTATGAAGCATTGTTATTGTCCAAATAGCATTGAGTATTTTAGTATACAAGGTTGTAGTTCACTTACACTTGTCTCCTTCCCAAGAGAAATAGGAGGGGAGCAAAAGCTCAAGTCAGTTACGATATATGATTGTAAGAAACTAACGAAAGGGATCAACAACACAAACATGCCAATGCTTGAATTCTTGTTTATAGGTGAGTGGATAGATCTGAAATCAATAACTCAATTTAGTAACTTCAATCACCTCACCGTTCTCTGTTTATCAAATTGTACGAGTATTGAGTCATTTCAACTATCGAATCTCACATCATTAAGACACCTTATAATCATAAACTGTCCAAGTTTTTGTTTATCCTTTGATAGAGGGTTTTGGCCTCCCAATTTAGTTTCCCTTGACATTGGGGGACTGAAAGAGCCAATCTCAGAATGGGGCCCTCTGAATTTTCCATCTTCTCTCATTGACCTAACTTTAAGTGGTGATCGCAGTGTGAGTGATTTTCGTCATTTGTCCCATCTTCTTCCGTCATCTCTTACTTCTCTAAAAATAGAAATATTTTTTAAACTGGAATCACTTTCAATGGGACTCGAACACCTCTCCTCCCTTCAACATCTCAGTATTGAAAAATGCTTACATATGAAACATCTGCCAGTGACATTGTTGCCTTCCCTTTTGAGCTTGAGAATTGCTTTATGCCCATATCTTTCATAATGGAAAAGGCTCCCACTACTGGCCCCGCATCTCTCATATCCCCTGCATCCAAATAAACCACAGGTACTTGTTTGTCAACTACATTTTCAATTTGTTCTagttttctgtcacaccccgatttccacgtgtctcaccggtgggcccggtgggggattaccgtgacgtagttggcaacaatatagtcaaaccacacaaaatatgaatgcacagcggaagcataaagataattatatttcaaccattgtttgtaatatcaatgtattacgaatagtcgaaaagtatccacaggggatcaaataaaatataagtgttgttcaacagacataggcatcttaagcttgcgagactctttattgatgctaaggagaattatccagccaattacgcttagtacctgcatttaatcttttggaaaaatacgtcagtttacactggtaaatacttttaacttgttttccgttatacgggcttgggttacggtatttaaaataccgcttggtcgggcaattgaccccaactcattagtagttgggtattatcaatgtgacccgtttaaaaatttgttttgttggctttacgcctttgagggcttaatgaccatgtcccagatatccttggcagcattttacgaaatggccacgaccttgacatccgggtgtaggcgtacacccggcattatgtccataattataaaagtATAGTCGTTGGCTTTCCCGcccggttttatgctatgtggtgtgtctattaaactttaacccggcacgacccgggcgaccgaacgcatagtaaacatggaATTCTTTACAAGacttaattataaattatcccaagttataaagagtttgtgccttgtgcattcaaatcaattttattaaacatttttacaaaagtgtcggactttagcgggatccacttggataccacgctcgctaaccatatgtccaaggaattggacttctcgaagccagaattcgcacttagagatttggcatagagtttctcatgatgcaggagtttgagaatacagcgaaggtgtttctcatggccagcttggttcttcgagtagataaggatatcgtcgatgaaaacgatgacgaatttgtctaagtacggcttgcaaacgcgattcatgagatccatgaatgcggccggCGCATTattgagcccaaaaggcatcactaggaactcatagtgaccataacgagtcttaaatgcggttttatgtacgtcttcatctctaaccttcagttggtggtagcctgaccttaagtcaatcttcgagaaataacttgccccttgtaactgatcgaaaaaatcgtcgatcctcggcaaaggatacctattctttatcgtgaccttattaagctcacgataatcgatgcacagacgcatcgatccatcattctttttgacaaacaagacaggtgctccccaaggagacgaactaggtttgatgaaacctttagctagcagttcatccagttgtgtccttaactccttcatttcggttggtgttAACCTGTAAGGTGccctagcaacaggtgctgctccagggatgatatcaatcctgaattccacttgtctatctggtggcaaaccaggtagatcttcagggaaaacttctgggtattcagaaatgacggggatgtcttctatctttggtttaggctcatcaatcatcacttgtgccatgtagatgacacaacccttctttaaacactttgaagctttgagcatagtcacttgctcagacAATCCCTACtaggtatctccccg belongs to Helianthus annuus cultivar XRQ/B chromosome 5, HanXRQr2.0-SUNRISE, whole genome shotgun sequence and includes:
- the LOC110942986 gene encoding putative disease resistance RPP13-like protein 1, with translation MAEALLGVIFEKLTDEAFKKYVRSQKIHSELNELKTTLSNIKALLNDASHKEITHESVGLWLNSLQHLAYDIDDVLDDVATEAMHRELTQESGAVTSKVRKLIPTCCTNFSLSHRLSSKIDSITIKLQLLEKQKSDLGLIVKDEKPKSTSRRNETSLPDGSSVVGRESEIEKLLNKLLGDDGSSKENFSILPIVGMGGVGKTTLARHLYNDPQVKGHFKLKAWVCVSDDFDIFKISKIIFQAVSGERREFEDLNQLQMDLTKQLQDKRFLLVIDDVWHENDDDWENLVRPFHSCAHGSRIIMTTRKEELLIKLGFNHLDSLKTLSHVDALSLFALHALGVQNFDSHTTLKPLGEAIVKKCAGLPLALKAIGTLLKARTNEQDCEDVFNSEIWNLENSDKIVPALRLSYHDLSSNLKQLFAYCSLFPKGFLFDEENLVLLWTTEGFFNQSNAAKSPERLGHEYFEILLSRSFFQHAPNDESLFMMHDLMNDLSTFVAGEHFLRFENHMTTETEALEKYRHMSFTREEYVGHQKFEAFKRARSLRTLLAVSVGVGESSKSFYLSNKILVNLLPKLPLLRVLSLSCFEISELPEFIGNLKHLRYLNLSQTKITELPENVGNLYHLQTLIVFCCESLTKLPKSFIKLKKLRHLDIRDTPLLKKMPLGIGELKSLYTLNKIIIGGEDGFAITDLKGFKNLHGIVSIGGLQRVQSVMQAREVNLSLKEITKLELKWIDGSDGSRSGPIEKEVLNMLEPSRDKLKELAIMSYGGKELSNWVGDPSFHKLVNVSIHGCSKCTSLPAFGQLPSLKELFIKGMDEVKVIGSELIGTTTVVSFPSLEILKFQNMSEWKVWSTNNMVLDAVFPCLQELYINDCPNLIDISLKALPSVRVLSIHICGVNALRSLVQAASLVNELGIASIVGLTNEAWRGVIMYLKAIEKLYIWHCDEISYLWDSEETNKVLLNLKELDVRRCKNLVSLGEKEVDNVESTLLLSLRYLEIFYCESMKHCYCPNSIEYFSIQGCSSLTLVSFPREIGGEQKLKSVTIYDCKKLTKGINNTNMPMLEFLFIGEWIDLKSITQFSNFNHLTVLCLSNCTSIESFQLSNLTSLRHLIIINCPSFCLSFDRGFWPPNLVSLDIGGLKEPISEWGPLNFPSSLIDLTLSGDRSVSDFRHLSHLLPSSLTSLKIEIFFKLESLSMGLEHLSSLQHLSIEKCLHMKHLPVTLLPSLLSLRIALCPYLS